In the genome of Phlebotomus papatasi isolate M1 chromosome 2, Ppap_2.1, whole genome shotgun sequence, one region contains:
- the LOC129800896 gene encoding uncharacterized protein LOC129800896 isoform X2: MMNFFLICCLVIVSLSIFPTKTQCAPEKRDLEPSMGEIWQEDDHEVLIRNERGTKNGNASGGMASGKRGNPSKNSRKEKPKDILSSEKQMQRSCRYVKSAWSECDAKTNQRSRTLTLKKGEEGCVQTRTIQKKCKKACRYEKGAWSECIGGKMSRSDKLKATSDAACESTRVVNKNCNPAKNSKSTGSEKNTKDQRQKNIKDKGGRKSRA, translated from the exons aTGAATTTCTTCCTAATTTGCTGCCTGGTTATAGTTTCCCTTTCGATATTCCCCACGAAGACACAATGTGCTCCTGAAAAGAGGGACCTGGAACCTTCAATGGGTGAAATTTGGCAAGAGGATGATCATGAGGTGCTCATAAGGAATGAACGTGGCACAAAGAATGGCAATGCATCCGGCGGAATGGCCAGTGGTAAGAGAGGAAATCCCAGCAAAAATAGTAGAAAAGAAAAACCCAAAGATATCCTCTCGAGTGAAAAGCAGATGCAGA GATCCTGCCGATATGTAAAGAGTGCTTGGAGCGAATGTGATGCTAAAACAAATCAACGGTCACGGACACTGACCCTAAAGAAGGGCGAGGAAGGATGCGTCCAAACCCGAACCATTCAGAAGAAATGCAAAAAGG CATGTCGCTATGAGAAAGGAGCCTGGTCAGAGTGCATAGGTGGAAAAATGTCCCGCTCAGATAAATTAAAGGCTACAAGTGATGCTGCGTGCGAATCAACTCGCGTTGTTAATAAGAACTGCAATCCAGCAAAGAACAGCAAGAGTACTGGTAGTGAGAAGAACACCAAGGATCAACGCCAGAAGAATATTAAAGATAAAG